In the genome of Pararhizobium qamdonense, the window TGAATATTCGCGGCTGAACTGGGATGGGCTTTCATAGCCAACCTCAAAAGCGGCCGTCTCGACGTTGGCTCCTTCAGACACCATCAGACGCCGCGCCTCCAAGAGACGAAGTTGTTTCTGATATTGCAGCGGAGTAAGAGATGTCAGCTCTTTAAAGCGTCGATGAAAGGCGGAGGGGCCAAGCCTGGCAATGGCGGCAAGCTCTGCAATCGAGACTGTCTCGCAAAATCGCTCTCTTAAATTTTGAATAGCATTGATGATCGACATCGAATGGTTGCTGCCGAGGACGACCTGGGCGATATCCGCGCCGTGCGGACCATCCAAAAGCCAGTAACAGATCTCCCGCCTGATCATCGGCGCCAGTGTTGACCAAGCCCGCGGCGTATCGAGCAAACGAATAAGCCGTAGTACCGAGTCCGCTAGCGCCCCGTTCAAATCAACGACTGCAGCGCCACAATGTGCACGGTCGCACTTATCCGGAAAGATATCTGCTTCCTCGATAACCGAACGCATGATGGCAGAGTCGAATTCGATGATAACGCCGAGGAAAGGGGCGTCAGGACTTGCCTCGATGACGCGACCAACAGACGGCATCTCGACGCTGACGACGAGCGCCTGGCCCGCATGGTATTGGAAGCGTTTGTCGCCGAAGCTCGTCCACTTGGCACCCTGCGCTACCACACACAAGGCAGGCTTCAAGATGGAGTGCGAAGGCGGCTTGGCGCAGAACGAGCGCAAAATGATCACGCCCTCTATGGCCGTAATGTAGGGGCCCTCTCCGGCCTGTCGGTCGGCGTACTGCCGCAGAGCCGCAGCGATGTCTTCAATAGTGGAGTTTCCATGTTGCATACTTAACGTTTATCGGTGCGAGTATGTTTAGGCAAGAAATAGCTGCCTTCCGGCATTCTGGCCACCGAATTGTCACGCTATAAGGCATGAACACATAGGAGCTAATGATGCTAAACAACGATACCATTGCATCCTCGGCGAAGGTCGCCATCGTGACTGGAGGCAGCCGGGGGCTCGGCCGAAATACCGTGATCAGTCTCGCCAGGCGCGGCGTGGATGTGATCTTCACGTACAAATCGGGTCGGGCCGAAGCTGAGGAGGTTGCAGCATGCGTCAGGGCAGAAGGCCGCAATGCGGTCGCAATCCAGCTCGACGTCGCAGACTCAGCCACGTTTGAGAGCTTTGCCGACAAAGTGCGCCAGGCACTTCAAATTTTCCGGAAAGAGCGTTTTGACTTCCTCGTCAATAACGCGGGCACATCAAGCGGCATGAGTTTCTTAAATGCTGTTGAGGAGGAATTCGACGCGCTTTTCATGGTCCATGTGAAGGGTCCGTTCTTCTTGACTCAGAAACTTCTGCCGTTGATCAACGATGGCGGAAGAATCGTCAACATCTCTTCGGGCCTGACGCGGGTTGTCATGAACAATCGTGCAGCCTATGGCACGATGAAAGCTGCTGTGGAGACAATGACAAGATACATGGCGTTCGAACTTGGTTCGCGCAAGATTGCCGTCAACGTCGTCGCCCCAGGCGCTATCGCCACAGATTTTAGTGGTGGCGTGGTGCGGGACAATCCTGAAGTCAACAAGGCAGTCTCCAACATGACCGCGCTGGGTCGCGCTGGATTGCCAGACGACATTGGCCCCATGATTGCCTCGCTGCTGTCAGAGGACAATCGCTGGGTCAACGCGCAACGCATCGAAGTGTCCGGGGGCATGTCGATCTAATTACCGAACCCAGCGGACTGGGGTCTGGTTGTCTGTCCAGCCTGCCCTTTCGGGCGGGCTGCATTTGCGTTCGCAAACACTGTAATACCGTTTGATTGGCTCCGGGAGGAATGACTGCTTCTGGCGCATTCTTAAGACCAATGTCGCCGTGATAGCTTTCCGAATGGCCTATCCGCTGAACTTCTTGACGAGCCCAAGCAGGTTTTCCCACACCAGTGAAAGGACATCCCGCGCCACCTACGACAGCGCTGCCCTGCGGCGGCAGCGCGCTTGATCACCGTTAAGCCCAGATCATCTAATTCAAGGTTAGGGCTCGGGCGGCGTGCTGTTTTATTGACTGTCTCAGTACTCGACCTGTCCGGCACAAACCCGTTCGCGACCTCACTGAAATAAGTTCGTAGCAGCTCTCGAAACCGTATTGCATCTCAGACATCGGCGGGCGGACGAACGTAGCGCCATCTAAAATACCCGAGGCAACGATCCAGGTCGAATATGCGCTTGGTGTACCAACGCGCTCGATATTGCGGTAGCCAACCTCACCTTTCGTCGCGAAAAAAATTAAGGCAGAGCCGATCCGCGGTACCCGGTAGGCGAGATCGCCAGTGGAAAGCTAATGGGTCATGGAAATAGCTTGGCCAAGTGCGCCGTATAGCCAGGTTCACGGGAGCATGTGCCTCTTGCGGCGAAGTCGTAGGCAAGCACTCCGGCGCTAGCGCGCGCGTCACCCGATGATTGTAGAGGATCCTCTAGCGTACGAAGGAAATGCAGAGCGCCAAGCTCTGTGAACGGCGTGGGAAGGAATTCGATAACATTTGTGGTCCAGGGATCGTCAGTCAGTCGCTGAAATACGATGGCGTCTCCGTCAATCAACGGACAGATCCCCGGAATAAGGGTCGAGATGAGAGGAAACTCTACAAGGGACTTAATCATGCCCATCCACCGCCGCTTGGCGAAAAAGCGTCAAGAAAGTCATCGTGGATACTGGCGTCCTTCTCTTGATAAGGCTCGGACCTCAGAGTTTTGCTTCGTGCACACGACGACGCGATAGGGTTACGCTCAGCCAAATCGCCGAAACAAGAAAATAGAATGCTCCGAAGCCCGCGTAGCCGGCGACCGTGGAGATCGAAGGTTCCTGCGGCGTGTGCGCTTGATACATGAAGACAGCGCCTGCTAATGCCGATTGACCGCCACTTAGAACCATTGCCCACTGACCTCCGCTCGTTTTCCAGCGCCGCACGGCGGTCCCAAGCTGTAACAGCCCTGAAAAAATCGCCCATAGGCCGAATGCTCCAAGAACCCAGTTCATGCTCATTGTCAAAGCGATGATCACGGCAATTGTCATTATTGAGCTTGCAGTGACATTGATCGCCTGGCTGCGGTTGACCGCCAAGCCGCCGCTCCTGGCCGCGTCAACAACGTTCGCGGCGGCA includes:
- a CDS encoding SDR family NAD(P)-dependent oxidoreductase; the encoded protein is MLNNDTIASSAKVAIVTGGSRGLGRNTVISLARRGVDVIFTYKSGRAEAEEVAACVRAEGRNAVAIQLDVADSATFESFADKVRQALQIFRKERFDFLVNNAGTSSGMSFLNAVEEEFDALFMVHVKGPFFLTQKLLPLINDGGRIVNISSGLTRVVMNNRAAYGTMKAAVETMTRYMAFELGSRKIAVNVVAPGAIATDFSGGVVRDNPEVNKAVSNMTALGRAGLPDDIGPMIASLLSEDNRWVNAQRIEVSGGMSI
- a CDS encoding DUF308 domain-containing protein — protein: MSNNQTFIAASGNEQWLKQYYFARAAFSVLWVTAALTIGQQSFAIAAALLIAYPAWDAAANVVDAARSGGLAVNRSQAINVTASSIMTIAVIIALTMSMNWVLGAFGLWAIFSGLLQLGTAVRRWKTSGGQWAMVLSGGQSALAGAVFMYQAHTPQEPSISTVAGYAGFGAFYFLVSAIWLSVTLSRRRVHEAKL